From Streptomyces sp. NBC_00775, one genomic window encodes:
- a CDS encoding DLW-39 family protein: MKKLLLVALAAIGGLLVYRQIQADRAEQDLWTEATDSVPTGS, from the coding sequence GTGAAGAAGCTTCTCCTGGTCGCACTGGCCGCCATCGGCGGGCTCCTCGTGTACCGCCAGATCCAGGCGGATCGCGCCGAGCAGGATCTGTGGACGGAGGCGACTGACTCCGTGCCCACGGGTTCGTGA
- a CDS encoding serine/threonine-protein kinase encodes MGEVFAGRYELVDPIGRGGVGAVWRAWDHRRRRYVAAKVLQQSDAHALLRFVREQALRIDHPHVLAPASWAADDDKVLFTMDLVAGGSLVHLVNDYGPLPPPFVCTLLDQLLAGVAAVHAEGVVHRDIKPANVLLEATGTARPRLRLSDFGIAMRLGEPRLTETNYVVGTPGYFAPEQMMGAEPDFPADLFAVGLVALYLLEGAKPDAKALIEYFADNGTPSAPRGIPEPLWQVVATLLQPDPHARFRTATGARKALASAIELLPEPGPDDELVEVFDQVGPLPEGFTPGGPLRPAPGVSAGGLSSGAHATRPDTTATQLSPDDTPSWPGPGPGPGPDADSNSGSRSGSGSNPVSALGSSSGPGSGPASSSGAGPASDSGPGLGSNPVSMPGSGSGSGSGSGPWRHGSGALSQEVDSVGVWAGSGTNGVRPEPVTGHAGPESGARHIRPGSGTSHVELEPGANGVQPESVPSNVRPKPAPDGAPSQLAPDALPPQPSTMSDTGSFHLPPPRPTTPDAQPQSRPQPQAQPEPQPPRQSQPQPQPQQAWHETQQFPTPLRPRHQPEQPPTPPTSLVLPAPTPLYAQPFDPTPTPTPTPTPTPTPTPTQVPSPHVPVAPPAYASTASYTARSPQVPSQAGAVPERRGRRARPRPGPPAKVAVPVLLLALACFAVGFWALSQI; translated from the coding sequence ATGGGTGAGGTCTTCGCCGGACGGTACGAACTGGTCGACCCGATCGGACGCGGGGGAGTCGGTGCGGTCTGGCGCGCCTGGGACCACCGGCGGCGCCGGTATGTGGCCGCCAAGGTGCTGCAACAGAGCGATGCGCACGCACTGCTGCGCTTCGTGCGGGAGCAGGCCCTGCGGATCGACCATCCTCATGTGCTCGCTCCCGCCAGCTGGGCCGCCGATGACGACAAGGTCCTGTTCACCATGGACCTGGTCGCCGGGGGCTCCCTGGTCCACCTGGTCAATGACTACGGCCCGCTGCCTCCTCCTTTCGTCTGCACCCTGCTCGACCAGCTGCTTGCGGGCGTCGCCGCCGTGCACGCCGAGGGGGTTGTGCACCGCGACATCAAGCCCGCCAACGTACTGCTCGAAGCGACCGGCACGGCCCGGCCCCGGCTGCGTCTGTCCGACTTCGGCATCGCCATGCGACTCGGCGAGCCCCGGCTGACGGAGACCAACTACGTGGTGGGAACGCCCGGTTACTTCGCGCCCGAGCAGATGATGGGCGCCGAACCGGACTTCCCCGCCGACCTGTTCGCCGTCGGTCTGGTCGCCCTCTATCTGCTGGAGGGGGCCAAGCCCGATGCCAAGGCGCTGATCGAGTACTTCGCCGACAATGGCACGCCGTCCGCTCCGCGGGGCATACCCGAGCCGCTGTGGCAGGTCGTGGCCACGCTGCTGCAGCCCGACCCACACGCGCGGTTCCGCACCGCCACGGGTGCGCGCAAGGCGCTCGCCTCGGCCATCGAGCTGCTGCCCGAGCCCGGCCCCGACGACGAGTTGGTCGAGGTCTTCGACCAAGTCGGGCCGCTCCCGGAGGGGTTCACCCCGGGGGGACCGCTTCGGCCCGCGCCGGGGGTGAGCGCGGGGGGCTTGTCGTCCGGGGCGCATGCGACGCGTCCAGACACCACCGCGACGCAACTCAGCCCTGACGACACACCGTCTTGGCCGGGCCCCGGCCCCGGCCCCGGCCCCGATGCCGACTCCAACTCGGGCTCGCGTTCGGGTTCGGGCTCCAACCCAGTCTCGGCGCTTGGCTCCAGCTCTGGTCCTGGCTCTGGACCCGCCTCCAGTTCCGGTGCTGGGCCCGCCTCCGATTCCGGTCCTGGGCTCGGCTCCAACCCCGTCTCGATGCCTGGCTCCGGCTCCGGCTCCGGCTCCGGCTCCGGGCCATGGCGGCACGGCTCGGGCGCGTTGTCTCAGGAGGTCGATTCCGTCGGCGTCTGGGCGGGGTCCGGCACCAATGGCGTACGACCGGAGCCCGTTACCGGTCATGCAGGACCCGAGTCCGGTGCCCGCCACATACGACCCGGGTCCGGCACCAGTCACGTGGAGCTGGAGCCCGGCGCCAATGGCGTACAGCCGGAGTCAGTCCCCAGCAACGTACGGCCGAAGCCCGCTCCCGACGGCGCACCGTCTCAACTCGCCCCCGACGCCCTCCCCCCGCAGCCGTCCACGATGTCGGACACCGGCAGCTTCCACCTCCCGCCACCGCGGCCGACCACTCCCGACGCGCAGCCGCAGTCCCGGCCCCAGCCCCAAGCGCAGCCCGAGCCCCAGCCCCCGCGGCAATCGCAGCCACAGCCTCAACCACAGCAGGCATGGCACGAGACGCAGCAGTTCCCCACGCCCCTTCGTCCGCGGCACCAGCCCGAGCAGCCGCCCACTCCCCCCACATCGCTCGTGCTCCCGGCGCCAACTCCCCTTTACGCTCAGCCTTTCGACCCCACCCCGACTCCCACGCCCACGCCCACGCCCACTCCCACTCCCACTCCCACGCAAGTGCCCTCCCCTCATGTGCCTGTGGCCCCGCCCGCGTACGCCTCTACTGCTTCATACACCGCTCGGTCCCCGCAGGTTCCGTCTCAGGCGGGAGCGGTTCCGGAGCGCCGTGGAAGGCGCGCACGGCCTCGTCCCGGGCCGCCCGCGAAGGTGGCTGTCCCGGTGCTGCTTCTCGCGCTGGCCTGCTTCGCCGTGGGTTTCTGGGCGCTGAGCCAGATCTGA
- a CDS encoding DUF6344 domain-containing protein, which yields MTQNKVMKLWTAIVTAFLALCTTLGLITTTAAAAVPQAEAPRNSTAASLAVPAMSYWTWSYSRALPPTMKQRIRAEAHGSSPNCRHRPPADDATADPAALCESETVAEPDTALQN from the coding sequence ATGACCCAGAACAAGGTCATGAAGCTGTGGACCGCCATCGTCACCGCCTTCCTGGCGCTGTGCACGACGCTCGGACTCATCACGACCACCGCGGCCGCGGCCGTACCGCAGGCCGAGGCGCCCCGCAACAGCACGGCGGCCTCCCTGGCGGTGCCGGCGATGTCCTACTGGACCTGGTCCTACAGCAGGGCCCTGCCCCCCACGATGAAGCAACGCATCCGCGCCGAGGCCCACGGTTCCTCACCGAACTGCCGCCACCGCCCGCCCGCCGACGACGCCACGGCAGACCCCGCCGCCCTCTGCGAGTCCGAGACCGTCGCGGAACCCGACACGGCGCTCCAGAACTGA
- a CDS encoding FkbM family methyltransferase: MSNPISEALVTLGRRYVRDAPGSLGKAPLAKHYLNPHLREHPRRRVVETRSGARFAVDTQDLIQRYLYLFGAWEPNMTNWLQSRLKPGDGFIDVGANIGVFSVLASQLVGDEGQVVSIEASPVFHQRLLQQVSLNECRNVRAINAAVSDSHKTLTFVLASSRNMGANSIVPYDGPAESTFQIEACPLPELLDPSEIAKARVIKIDVEGAEGSVVRGLAPVLDKLRPDAEITVEVTPDRMAQLGDSAEELMKTMADAGFYAYRLANDYAPESYPPALSGELLAPVRLREPVTVESDLIFSRVDAETLP, from the coding sequence ATGAGCAACCCCATTTCAGAGGCCTTGGTCACCCTCGGCCGCCGGTATGTGCGTGATGCCCCGGGCTCGCTCGGTAAGGCGCCGCTGGCCAAGCACTACCTGAATCCGCACCTTCGCGAGCACCCTCGTCGACGTGTCGTTGAGACGCGGTCCGGCGCCCGGTTCGCCGTCGACACACAGGATCTGATCCAGCGGTATCTGTACCTGTTCGGCGCGTGGGAGCCGAACATGACGAACTGGCTCCAGAGCCGGCTGAAGCCCGGGGACGGCTTCATCGACGTCGGCGCCAACATCGGTGTCTTCAGCGTCCTCGCCTCGCAGCTCGTCGGCGATGAAGGCCAGGTGGTGTCGATCGAGGCCTCGCCGGTCTTCCACCAGCGGCTGCTGCAGCAGGTCAGTCTCAATGAGTGCCGCAACGTCCGTGCGATCAACGCCGCCGTGTCGGACAGTCACAAGACATTGACGTTCGTGCTCGCCAGCTCGCGCAACATGGGCGCGAACAGCATCGTTCCGTACGACGGTCCAGCCGAGTCCACGTTCCAGATCGAGGCCTGCCCGCTGCCGGAACTGCTGGATCCCTCGGAGATCGCGAAGGCCCGCGTGATCAAGATCGATGTCGAAGGCGCGGAGGGGAGCGTCGTCCGGGGCCTCGCGCCCGTACTGGACAAGCTTCGGCCCGATGCGGAGATCACCGTCGAGGTGACCCCCGACCGTATGGCCCAACTCGGCGACTCGGCCGAGGAACTGATGAAGACGATGGCCGACGCGGGCTTTTACGCCTACCGGTTGGCCAACGACTACGCACCCGAGAGCTATCCGCCCGCGTTGAGCGGGGAGCTCCTCGCGCCGGTGCGGTTGCGGGAGCCGGTCACCGTCGAAAGCGACTTGATCTTCTCTCGGGTGGATGCGGAGACCCTTCCCTGA
- a CDS encoding GntR family transcriptional regulator, which translates to MPKAYEVIADDLRRSIREGKRKPGDRLPSETDLAGHYKRSVPTVQNALRVLNEEGLIDKQHGRGNFVRRPRTPARRSNLRHQWEKNRAREPVEERAQTGATEHDTGLELDDLVFYASYREIKADRDIAAVMGVPEGTALVERSYRTRCAAETAPFSLVTSYLVRNMVAENPDLVDETKEPWPGGSQNQLYTVGIEVARIEERVTARPPTPEEAAELELPRGTSVLALRKTSYDVNDRVVDLSDIILPGDRTELLFTTSLERW; encoded by the coding sequence GTGCCAAAGGCGTACGAAGTGATCGCGGACGACCTCCGCCGGTCCATCCGGGAGGGCAAGCGCAAGCCTGGCGACAGGCTGCCGTCGGAAACCGATCTGGCGGGCCACTACAAGCGCAGCGTGCCGACCGTTCAAAACGCCCTTCGGGTCCTGAACGAAGAAGGGCTGATCGACAAGCAGCACGGCCGCGGCAACTTCGTCCGTCGCCCGCGCACGCCGGCGCGGCGCTCGAACCTTCGCCATCAGTGGGAGAAGAACCGGGCTCGCGAGCCGGTGGAGGAGCGGGCACAGACCGGAGCCACTGAGCATGACACCGGCCTTGAGCTGGATGACCTCGTCTTCTACGCGTCGTACCGCGAGATCAAGGCAGACAGGGACATCGCGGCGGTCATGGGTGTCCCTGAGGGAACGGCGCTGGTCGAGCGCTCCTATCGGACGCGTTGCGCCGCGGAGACCGCGCCCTTCAGCCTGGTGACCTCCTACCTCGTCCGCAACATGGTCGCGGAGAATCCCGACCTCGTCGACGAGACAAAGGAACCGTGGCCAGGGGGCTCGCAGAACCAGCTCTACACCGTCGGCATTGAAGTGGCCCGTATCGAGGAGCGCGTCACCGCCCGGCCGCCGACGCCGGAAGAGGCGGCGGAACTGGAGCTGCCGCGCGGGACCTCGGTGCTCGCCCTCCGGAAGACCTCGTACGACGTCAATGACCGCGTTGTGGATCTTTCCGACATCATCCTGCCCGGTGACCGCACCGAGCTGCTCTTCACCACTTCCCTGGAAAGGTGGTGA
- a CDS encoding glycosyltransferase family 2 protein, whose product MSRRIIIVTAVHGPSAKFLPEAYKSLSEQELPDGWEWHWVIQEDGKTDDVAPYVPADERVTFRQGRPGGPGVARTVALAHADGEYVKVLDADDQLAPGTLARDLAALENDRTVGWATSRVLDFMPDGSTVGFPGDPDNGPIERGAVLDYWKANGFRAQVHPATLFVRRDLLLALGGWMALPASEDTGLLLALNSVSRGWFSEEVGLLYRKWEGQATGQASHTEPAERDARMAVVEARSRALAHFEWHYPITD is encoded by the coding sequence ATGAGCCGGCGCATCATCATCGTCACCGCTGTCCACGGCCCCTCGGCCAAGTTCCTGCCCGAGGCCTACAAGTCACTGTCCGAGCAGGAGCTTCCGGACGGCTGGGAGTGGCACTGGGTCATCCAGGAGGACGGGAAGACGGACGACGTCGCCCCGTACGTCCCCGCCGACGAGCGCGTCACCTTCCGGCAGGGCCGGCCGGGGGGTCCTGGTGTCGCCCGAACCGTCGCTCTCGCCCATGCTGACGGCGAGTACGTCAAAGTGCTGGACGCCGACGACCAGCTGGCTCCGGGCACGCTCGCGCGCGACCTGGCCGCACTTGAGAATGACCGCACTGTCGGATGGGCCACGTCGCGAGTCCTGGACTTCATGCCCGACGGCTCCACGGTCGGCTTCCCGGGCGACCCCGACAACGGCCCGATCGAGCGCGGAGCCGTGCTCGACTACTGGAAGGCGAATGGTTTCCGCGCCCAGGTCCACCCGGCGACGCTCTTCGTGCGGCGTGACCTCCTGCTCGCTCTTGGCGGCTGGATGGCGCTTCCCGCCTCGGAAGACACTGGCCTGCTGCTCGCACTGAACTCCGTGAGCCGCGGGTGGTTCTCCGAGGAGGTGGGGCTCCTCTACCGGAAGTGGGAGGGGCAGGCCACCGGCCAGGCATCGCACACCGAACCCGCCGAGCGCGACGCACGCATGGCGGTCGTGGAGGCCAGGTCCCGAGCGCTCGCGCACTTCGAGTGGCACTACCCGATCACGGATTGA